In Tessaracoccus sp. MC1865, the DNA window CCGACGGGGCCCTGCTTGACGATGGCGATGTCGACGCCCCGGTCGAGCAGCGCGTCGGCGGCTCGCTCCGGGTCGGTCTCACCCACCGCGATGCGACACTCCTCGAGATTGCCGATCGCGACGTCGGCGTGTTCCAGCATGGAGCTGATGTGCCCCGAGGCGGTGACCTCGTCGTCCCAGAAACGGGCGCGGTAATCCAGATCGAACACCAGCATTCCGCTGCGCTCCGTGCGGGCCAGGGTTCGGTGGGTCTGACGTGAAGGCTCAACCGACAGGCCACTGGCGGTCATCCAGAGGATGCGGTAGTCGGCGAGGTCGGCCGGCAGATCTTCCGGACGCAACTCGAGATCCGGTGCGGTCGGCGCGCGATAGAAGTAGAGCGGGAAGTTGTCCGGCGGGAAGATCTCGCAGAATGTCACAGGTGTGTTGAACGCGGGATTGGTCACCACGTGCGAGGCATCCACCCCGCGACGCCCCAGCTCGGCGATGATGAAACGGCCGAACGGGTCGTCGCCCACGCCGGTGAGCGCCGTGACGTTGCGGCCGTAGCGCGCGGCCGCGACCGCGACGTTGGTGGCGGAACCGCCGAGGAACTTCCGGAAAATGCTCACATCCTCGAGGTGGACCCCGACCTCGAGCGGATACACGTCGACGCTGCAGCGCCCCACCACGAGAATCTCGGGCACGTGTTCGCCATCCACAGTGATGACCTCCTTCGTCGGCCCTCAGTCTGCCTGACTGGAACAGCGTGGTCAACTCTTTGTGCACACATTCGAGACGCGCGCTTCCGGAGTATGATCTGTCGCAATACCGCTCTGGCGGTTCATACCGCTGCCAAAGTCGGCCAGGTCAAGGAGTATGCATGGACGAGACCTACACACCGGACATCACAATCGACCGCCACTCGGATCGTCCCCTGTATGAGCAGATCGCCCAACCCATCGAGGCGGCGATCCTCTCCGGTGAACTCGCAGCAGGCGCGCGCATCGAGGACGAGGTCTCGATGGCCCAGCGCCTCGACGTCGCCCGCCCGACGGCGCGCCGCGCTCTCCAGGAACTGGTCGCCAAGGGCCTGCTGACCCGCCGACGCGGCGTCGGCACCCGCGTCGCCCCGCCCCACGTGCACCGCCCCATGAAGCTCTCCTCTCTCAATGAGGACCTCGTGGAGGCAGGCTTCTCCCCCTCCACCAAAGTGCTCAAGTACCAGGTGCGCGAGGCGGCGCCCGACGAAGCCGAGAAGCTCGGGATGAAGCCCGGCGAGGGACTGCTCGAAGTCAGCCGCCTGCGCTACGCGGACGACCACCCCCTCGCCATCCTCACCAACCTCATCCCGCTCGACATCGCCCCCACCTGGCAGGAGCTGGGCGAACACGGCCTCTACCAGTGTCTGCAGAAGCGCGACGTGCTGATCGCGGCGGCGCAGCAGTCGGTCGGCGCCCGCGGCGCCACGGCCGAAGAGGCAGAGCTCCTCGGCGAGGACAAGGGCGCGCCACTGCTGACGATGCACCGGGTGGGCCGCACAGCCGAGGGCCGCGCCGTGGAACTGGGCAACCACGTCTACCGCCCCTCGCTGTACTCGTTCCAGTTCACGTTGTTCACGTCCTGAGTAAATGTTCTGACAATCGCTTGACTATGCATAGACAATGCGATTAACTGAGTCACATACGGCGACGCCGCCGCTCTCCGTGAAAGCAGGAGCCAGATGACTGACTACACCCCCGGGCCGCTGCTGGCCGCAGCGCAGACCACCCCCACGTCCCTGTGGAACGATTCCTCGGATCTCGATGAGCTGAAGCAGTCCATCGCGTTCGGCGGGGTCGGGGCCACATGCAACCCGGTGATCGCCTACACCACCATCAAGCAGCACCTCGATGAGTGGCGTCCGCGCATCGAGGCCATCGCGGCCGAGCACCCCACCTGGGGCGAGTCGCAGATCGGTTGGCAGGCCGTGAAGGACATGTCCGTCGAAGCAGCCGCGCTGCTCGAGCCGATCTTCAGGGAGCACAACGGCCGCAACGGTCGCCTGTCGGTACAGACCGACCCGCGCCTCCACCGCGACGCCCAGGCGCTCGCGGACCAGGCCGTGGAGTTCCATGAGCTGGCCGACAACATCGTTGTGAAGATCCCGGCCACCAAGACGGGCCTGGAGGCCATCGAAGAGGCCAGCTACCGCGGCGTGTCCATCAACGTGACCGTCTCCTTCTCCGTACCCCAGGCGGTGCAGGCGGGCGAGGCCATCGAGCGCGGCCTGAAGCGCCGCGAGGCCGAGGGTCATGACGTCTCCGAGATGGGCCCCGTCGTCACCATCATGGTGGGACGCCTCGACGACTGGCTCAAGGAAACCGCCGAGCGCGAGGGGCTCTCAGTGGACCCGGAGGCCCTCGAGTGGGCCGGCGTCGCGTGCATGAAGCGTGCCTACAAGATCTTCCAGGAGCGCGGGTACCGCTCGCGGGTCCTGTCCGCAGCCTTCCGCAACGTCAACCACTGGGCTGAGTTCGTGGGCGGCGACGTGGTGGTCTCCCCGCCGTTCACGTGGCAGAAGACCATCAACGAGTCCGGATATGAGACCGTCCCCCGCATGGACGAGCCCGTCAAGCAGGAGCACCTCCAGGAGTTGCTGAAGATCGAGGACTTCCGCCGCGCCTACGAGGTCGACGGGATGACGCCCGAGGAGTTCGAAGACTTCGGCCCCACCCGCAAGACCCTCCGCCAGTTCCTCGCGGCAGACGCCGATCTCGATGCTCTCGTCCGCGACATCCTCGTTCCAGCCCCCTGAGGAGTGGGTACATGACAGACAAGTTACTCCGCGTAGCCATCATCGGCGCCGGCCGCATCGGCCGGGTGCACGCCCAGGCGATCGCGTCGCACCCCCGCGCCGAACTCGTGCTCGTGTCGGATCCGTTCGGTACCGCGGCAGAGGATCTCGCCGCCGCGCATGGCGCACGGGCCGTGAAGGACGCCGCGGAGGTGTTCGCAGATCCTGAGGTGGACGCCGTGATCATCGGCTCGCCCACCCCGCTGCACGCCGAGCAGGTCCTCGCCGCGGCACGCGCCGGCAAGGCCGTGCTCTGCGAGAAGCCGGTTGCTTCGTCGGTGGCGCAGGCGCGCGAGCTGGAGGCCGATCTGGCCACCTTCGAGCACCCGCCGGTGATGGTGGGTTTCCAGCGTCGCTACGACCCGTCGATCAAGAAGGCGCACGATCTCGTCGCCGCCGGAGAGATCGGCCGCGTCGAGCAGATGACCATCCAATCGCGCGATCCCGCCGCTCCCCCGGCGAGCTACATCGCGTCGTCGGGAGGCATCTTCAAGGACTGCACCATCCACGACTTCGACCAGGCCCGGTTCTTCATGGGCGACATCGCCGAGGTCACCGCGTTCGGACAGAGCAACATCCCCGAACTGGCGGGCACCGGTGACTTCGACGGCGCGGTCGTCGTGCTGCGCAGCGTCGACGGCGCCGTGGCGTCGATCACCAACAACCGTCACTGCGCCGCCGGCTACGACCAGCGGATGGAGGTGCACGGTGCGGACGGTTCGCTGTTCGTCGACAACCTGCGCCCCACGTCGTTGACCGTGAACAAGAAGGACTTCAGCGCGGCCCAGGACCCGTACCTGGACTACTTCCTGGAGCGCTACGCCGACGCGTACCGCGACGAGCTGGCGTCCTTCATCGACGCGATCAACGAGGGCGTCGAGGTGTCGCCGACCATCAGTGACGGCATCGAGGCCCTGGTGCTGGCCGAGGCGGCCGAGGAATCGGCCCGCAGCGGCCGCCCCGTCAAGGTTCAGTAACGCAGACCCCGTGAACCCGCCGGTTGCCTCCCAGGCACCCGGCGGGTTTTCGCTGCCCGGTGCCTGACGCACGGCGTCGTCCCCCTATGCACCGCCCCTTCGCCACATCTAGTCTCATCCCCATGCTGGAAGACATCCTCGGGCTGCCGGCCCACCCGCTGTTCGTGCACCTGCCGGTGGTGTTGCTGCCGTTGTCCGCCGTCTCGATCGTGGCGCTGACCCTCCGGCCGGCCTGGCGGCCGAGGTTCGCCCTGCCGGTGCTGGGGCTCCTCGCCCTCGGCGCCCTGGGGGCGGTTGCCGCCTGGGGAACCGGCGACGACCTGGCCGCGAAAGTGGGCCTCCCGGTCACCCACTCGGAACTGGGCATGTGGACCGCGCTGGCCTCCGCCGTGCTGCTCGTGGCGGGCGGCGTCTGGTTGTGGCGCGTGCGGCGGGCCGACCCGTCGTCGGCGCGTGGCGTGTTCGGCTGGGTGGTGTCGGCGCTGGCTCTCGTGGTGCTCGTGCTCGTGACCCTCACCGGCCACTCGGGCGCGACGGCGGCCTGGTCCGGCGTGGCGGTAAGGGCTGCGGCACCTGGGCAGAGCGCCTACACGATGGCCGACGTGGCGGCCCACAGCACGCCCGCCGACTGCTGGATCGCCGTCGACGGCAACGCCTACGACGTCACCAGTTGGATCCCGCAGCACCCGGGCGGCCCCGAGCGGATCGAGCCGCTGTGCGGCACGGACGCGACGGCCCAGTTCACCGGCGAGCACGGCCAGAGCGAAGTCGCGCAGGCGACGCTGAAGAGCTACCTGCTCGGCCCACTGGCCTGACGGCGCTCGCTGACCCGGGTACCGGTGGCAGGTCAAGCCCAGCGGGACCGCGGGCGACCGCGGACCAGCACGGCGGAAGCGGTCAGGACCACCAGCGCAGATACCCAGAGGTTCACCTCGCCCCAGAGCCAATGAGCGCTGCCGTCCTGCCCGCCTACTGCCTCCACGATTGCTCCGACGGCGAAGGTCAGGACCG includes these proteins:
- a CDS encoding transaldolase family protein; the encoded protein is MTDYTPGPLLAAAQTTPTSLWNDSSDLDELKQSIAFGGVGATCNPVIAYTTIKQHLDEWRPRIEAIAAEHPTWGESQIGWQAVKDMSVEAAALLEPIFREHNGRNGRLSVQTDPRLHRDAQALADQAVEFHELADNIVVKIPATKTGLEAIEEASYRGVSINVTVSFSVPQAVQAGEAIERGLKRREAEGHDVSEMGPVVTIMVGRLDDWLKETAEREGLSVDPEALEWAGVACMKRAYKIFQERGYRSRVLSAAFRNVNHWAEFVGGDVVVSPPFTWQKTINESGYETVPRMDEPVKQEHLQELLKIEDFRRAYEVDGMTPEEFEDFGPTRKTLRQFLAADADLDALVRDILVPAP
- the iolG gene encoding inositol 2-dehydrogenase, which codes for MTDKLLRVAIIGAGRIGRVHAQAIASHPRAELVLVSDPFGTAAEDLAAAHGARAVKDAAEVFADPEVDAVIIGSPTPLHAEQVLAAARAGKAVLCEKPVASSVAQARELEADLATFEHPPVMVGFQRRYDPSIKKAHDLVAAGEIGRVEQMTIQSRDPAAPPASYIASSGGIFKDCTIHDFDQARFFMGDIAEVTAFGQSNIPELAGTGDFDGAVVVLRSVDGAVASITNNRHCAAGYDQRMEVHGADGSLFVDNLRPTSLTVNKKDFSAAQDPYLDYFLERYADAYRDELASFIDAINEGVEVSPTISDGIEALVLAEAAEESARSGRPVKVQ
- a CDS encoding cytochrome b5-like heme/steroid binding domain-containing protein, with protein sequence MLEDILGLPAHPLFVHLPVVLLPLSAVSIVALTLRPAWRPRFALPVLGLLALGALGAVAAWGTGDDLAAKVGLPVTHSELGMWTALASAVLLVAGGVWLWRVRRADPSSARGVFGWVVSALALVVLVLVTLTGHSGATAAWSGVAVRAAAPGQSAYTMADVAAHSTPADCWIAVDGNAYDVTSWIPQHPGGPERIEPLCGTDATAQFTGEHGQSEVAQATLKSYLLGPLA
- a CDS encoding GntR family transcriptional regulator, which translates into the protein MDETYTPDITIDRHSDRPLYEQIAQPIEAAILSGELAAGARIEDEVSMAQRLDVARPTARRALQELVAKGLLTRRRGVGTRVAPPHVHRPMKLSSLNEDLVEAGFSPSTKVLKYQVREAAPDEAEKLGMKPGEGLLEVSRLRYADDHPLAILTNLIPLDIAPTWQELGEHGLYQCLQKRDVLIAAAQQSVGARGATAEEAELLGEDKGAPLLTMHRVGRTAEGRAVELGNHVYRPSLYSFQFTLFTS
- the iolC gene encoding 5-dehydro-2-deoxygluconokinase; translated protein: MPEILVVGRCSVDVYPLEVGVHLEDVSIFRKFLGGSATNVAVAAARYGRNVTALTGVGDDPFGRFIIAELGRRGVDASHVVTNPAFNTPVTFCEIFPPDNFPLYFYRAPTAPDLELRPEDLPADLADYRILWMTASGLSVEPSRQTHRTLARTERSGMLVFDLDYRARFWDDEVTASGHISSMLEHADVAIGNLEECRIAVGETDPERAADALLDRGVDIAIVKQGPVGTFAKSRTQSTFVPASRIEVVNGLGAGDAFGGAVCHGLLNGWELPQLIRFASAAGAIVASKLETAPAMPDQAEVEDMLARHVETDARGQA